The Juglans microcarpa x Juglans regia isolate MS1-56 chromosome 2D, Jm3101_v1.0, whole genome shotgun sequence DNA window GATCAGATGGAAATCTGTGCTGAGGATGGGCAAAGAGTAGAAAAGATGTACCTGTACCGAACACTGGTTGGGCCAAGGAAAGATGCACCGGAATTTGTGTGGAATTTATAAGTGCATGGGGCTGTATTTTTAGGCGGTGACATTTTTTTCCCCTTGTTATTAAGTAGTTGTACTTCTTATAGACCATCTAATTAATGGCAAAGTGTTTAATTTACTGGAGGTATGCTATATGTAATCTTCCTTATTATTAAATAGAATTGTGCTTAGTATTGCAACTTATGTAATTGCTCTCTGTGgctagatagatagatagatagatagatagtcCAATTGGCTTTGCCGGCAAGGTTTTTGAGAAGAAATCCTTAATGCAATCCGGTCCTATAAATGCACATAGAACTCGTAATATTGAATTATCTCAGTAAGTGGGCTGGCTTTTGTTGCCAGCCTCCCTCAAATTCCATTTTGGACTAGAAGAAAAAACCCTTTTTCTCTCTGGACTTCAGAAAACCCAAAAGCTACCAAATATCTAAGCATGGATATCTAAGTATcgacaacaaataaattaataaaaattggttggaaaaataaaaacaaactaatgtgaagtttagatagtgagttgagatgaaataatttagatataaattaaaagttgaataaaatattattttttaataatattattattattattttgatatttgaaacagttgaattgtttattatattttgtgtaaaaatttataataattaaataagatgaaatgagatgaattatagtctttctttgtatccaaacctaacGCGGTTAAGCaacctgtttttatttttttttattttttaaagtcaaAGTTTGCGTtcctttcttcattttcatatcCATAATCATCTCAACTCTACTTCTAGAAAGGCTTCTGCCCGCACCCACAAGAAACGCGTGGCATTAGTAGCCCGACCCTGGAAGCCCTTCTACTCCATCCACTATATAAATTGAATTCAACGACGGTCTGATCCATATGCAATATCAAAGCTCCTACCTTCATTTTTAAGGATCTTTTCCCAGTTCAAGGCTTATTAGCTTTTACCAAGATGAACAATCCCACGCAAGAATCACAGCCTCTGTACCCCTCCTTATCCTCCCCCACGGCTAAGGGATCAGCAGAGTCTTCTTATGATCACCAAGCATCATTATCCGCGTCTCCAGCCAAACAAGAAACGCAACCTCATGAACCGCCTCCATCATCCTCGTCTCCACCACTGTGCGAGGACAGCTCTCAGAAATGGCCGGGTACTCATATCATGGGCCAACCTGCTGTTCCCACATGCCATCCAGACAACCAGAAGGCGGCTTTATGGGGTGCCGGCGATCAAGCTCAGTACCACCATCACCCTTATCTCCAGTTCAATCCTATTGACAAGTCAAGCAACAGTCCCATGGAATCCATTCTCCACATGTTCAACTCTTGGAGCAGCAAGGCCGAATCTATGGCCAACAACATCTGGCACAACCGTATGTTCAATTTTCCTATAAGCTTGAGAAATGTTTTTGTTCCGCTTGATAATTAGTTAAACATTCTTGATGTTTACAGTCAGAACCAACTCCTCTGTTTCTGGGGCAGCATGGGGGAAAATGAATTTGACAGCGAAAGCAATCACAGGAGGTGGGTTTGAGTCGTTATACAAGCAAACATTCACAACTTATCCAAATGAGAAACTGAAGAAGACGTTCGCATCTTATCTATCAACCTCAACCGGACCGGTTGCCGGAACTCTATATCTTTCCGATGCTCATGTCGCTTTCTGCAGCGACCGCCCATTATCATTCACTGCACCGTCTGGACAGGAGACCTGGAGCTACTACAAGGTAATTAAACTTATTGTCGCAATTAAACAAGCAAAATGTAGGTATGTattgtatgtatgcatgtatgtgacCTCCTTACAATTATATTGACGACAGTAAACTCTTGAAACAGGTTATGATACCTTTGAGCAAGATCGGCGCCATCAATCCTGTAGTCATGAGGGAAAATCCATCAGAAAAATACATTCAGGTCATTACAATTGATGGGCATGATTTTTGGTTCATGGGTTTTGTCAATTTTGACAAGGCATCCAAGCATCTCTCAGAAAGCATCTCCATTTTTGTAGCATCTGGGATAGCAGTAAAACCGGTGGTTGCATAACAGAAGAGAAGAGTGAGTGACTAATATTGCTGGATTCTTCACTTTGTGTGCCCATGCATG harbors:
- the LOC121249553 gene encoding GEM-like protein 5, encoding MNNPTQESQPLYPSLSSPTAKGSAESSYDHQASLSASPAKQETQPHEPPPSSSSPPLCEDSSQKWPGTHIMGQPAVPTCHPDNQKAALWGAGDQAQYHHHPYLQFNPIDKSSNSPMESILHMFNSWSSKAESMANNIWHNLRTNSSVSGAAWGKMNLTAKAITGGGFESLYKQTFTTYPNEKLKKTFASYLSTSTGPVAGTLYLSDAHVAFCSDRPLSFTAPSGQETWSYYKVMIPLSKIGAINPVVMRENPSEKYIQVITIDGHDFWFMGFVNFDKASKHLSESISIFVASGIAVKPVVA